One part of the Acinetobacter sp. XS-4 genome encodes these proteins:
- a CDS encoding 3-hydroxyacyl-CoA dehydrogenase NAD-binding domain-containing protein, with the protein MSAIQYEKNADNIVILTLDSTGQSANTMNAEFRDSLDEATQKLKAETELSGVIFRSAKKTFFAGGDLDELIQVQPEHATDFFNMVEKLKGHLRTIETLGIPVVAALNSTALGGGWEIALSCHHRIAINDPKSKFGLPEVTLGLLPGGGGIVRMVRLLGLQNAFPFLMEGKQFGVDKAKSLGLIHDTAENEQELLDKAIAWVKANPKSQQPFDVKGYKIPGGDPKTPAVAQVLAIAPAMLRDKTKGCYPAPEAIMAAAVEGAQVDVDTALRIESRYFTQLTTSQISKNMIGTFWHGLNAIKSGASRPADVAKWQATKVGVLGAGMMGAGIAYSTAIKGIPVVLKDVSAENAEKGKAYSQKLLDKRVSQGRMTAEKRDQVLSLITATASAQDLQGCDLIIEAVFENQELKAKVTQEAEQYLTANGVMASNTSTLPITGLAQASKDDKAFIGLHFFSPVDKMQLVEIIKGKNTSAETLAKAYDFVQQIGKTPIVVNDSRGFFTSRVFGTFIQEGMRLLAEGVHPARIEMAALKAGMPVGPLAIQDEVSLTLTEHVASEARKALQAEGKDLPKTSVDEVVHTMIHELNRKGKAAGAGFYEYPENGKKHLWEGLNRWQKNHDISEQDMIDRILFVQALDTLRCYEEGVLESVIDANVGSIFGIGYAPWTGGAIQFLNQYGIDKAQKRAEELAAKYGERFTPPTLLKTKAEQKQNIQ; encoded by the coding sequence ATGAGTGCAATTCAATACGAAAAAAATGCCGACAATATTGTCATTTTAACACTTGATTCAACTGGTCAATCTGCAAACACCATGAATGCCGAGTTTCGTGACTCGCTCGATGAAGCAACACAAAAACTTAAAGCAGAAACAGAACTTTCAGGCGTTATTTTCCGCTCGGCTAAAAAAACTTTCTTTGCAGGCGGTGATTTAGATGAGCTGATTCAAGTTCAGCCAGAACATGCAACTGACTTTTTTAATATGGTTGAAAAACTAAAAGGTCATTTACGTACAATTGAAACCCTAGGAATTCCAGTGGTTGCTGCATTAAATAGCACAGCACTTGGCGGTGGTTGGGAAATCGCATTAAGTTGCCATCACCGTATTGCAATTAATGACCCGAAAAGCAAATTTGGCCTACCAGAAGTCACTTTAGGCTTATTACCAGGCGGCGGCGGTATTGTACGTATGGTACGTCTGCTTGGGCTTCAAAATGCATTTCCATTTTTAATGGAAGGCAAACAGTTCGGTGTTGATAAAGCAAAATCTTTAGGTTTAATTCACGATACTGCTGAAAATGAACAAGAGCTTTTAGATAAAGCAATCGCATGGGTAAAAGCGAATCCAAAATCTCAACAACCTTTTGATGTGAAAGGCTACAAAATCCCAGGTGGTGATCCAAAAACTCCAGCAGTTGCGCAAGTTCTTGCAATTGCCCCAGCCATGTTAAGAGACAAAACCAAAGGCTGTTACCCTGCCCCTGAAGCGATTATGGCTGCCGCAGTTGAAGGCGCTCAAGTCGATGTCGATACCGCTTTGCGTATTGAGTCTCGCTACTTTACCCAACTTACAACAAGTCAAATTTCTAAAAACATGATCGGCACTTTCTGGCATGGTCTAAATGCAATTAAGTCTGGTGCTAGCCGCCCTGCCGATGTGGCAAAATGGCAAGCGACTAAAGTTGGTGTATTAGGTGCAGGCATGATGGGTGCTGGTATTGCCTATTCAACCGCAATTAAAGGCATTCCAGTTGTCCTCAAAGATGTATCTGCAGAAAATGCTGAGAAAGGTAAAGCTTATTCACAAAAGCTTCTTGATAAACGTGTTTCACAAGGCCGTATGACCGCAGAAAAACGTGATCAGGTTTTATCTCTCATTACGGCTACAGCTTCAGCTCAAGACCTTCAAGGCTGTGACTTAATTATTGAAGCGGTATTTGAAAACCAAGAACTCAAAGCTAAAGTCACTCAAGAAGCGGAACAATATCTAACTGCCAACGGTGTAATGGCATCAAATACATCAACCCTGCCAATTACAGGTTTAGCTCAAGCAAGTAAGGATGATAAAGCTTTTATCGGTCTGCATTTCTTTAGCCCTGTCGACAAAATGCAGTTGGTCGAGATCATTAAAGGTAAAAATACCTCTGCAGAGACACTTGCTAAAGCCTACGACTTCGTACAACAAATTGGAAAAACACCGATTGTTGTCAATGATAGCCGTGGTTTCTTTACGAGTCGTGTGTTTGGTACGTTCATTCAAGAAGGTATGCGTTTGCTTGCAGAAGGTGTCCACCCAGCACGTATTGAGATGGCTGCCCTTAAAGCAGGCATGCCTGTTGGGCCACTCGCCATTCAAGATGAAGTGTCTTTGACATTAACCGAACATGTTGCTAGTGAGGCACGAAAAGCTCTGCAAGCTGAAGGTAAAGATCTACCTAAAACCTCTGTAGATGAAGTGGTTCACACCATGATTCATGAGCTAAACCGTAAAGGTAAAGCTGCTGGTGCAGGTTTCTATGAATATCCAGAAAATGGTAAAAAGCACCTTTGGGAAGGCTTGAACCGTTGGCAAAAAAATCATGATATTTCTGAACAAGATATGATTGATCGCATTCTGTTTGTACAGGCCTTAGATACCTTACGTTGTTACGAAGAAGGTGTGTTGGAGTCTGTAATTGATGCCAATGTCGGTTCTATTTTTGGAATTGGTTATGCACCTTGGACGGGTGGAGCGATTCAATTCCTAAATCAGTATGGTATTGATAAAGCACAAAAACGAGCTGAAGAGTTAGCTGCAAAATATGGTGAACGTTTTACACCTCCAACTTTGCTAAAAACCAAAGCTGAGCAGAAACAAAATATTCAATAA
- a CDS encoding CaiB/BaiF CoA-transferase family protein — MTTALNGLKVLDFSTLLPGPFATMYLADMGAEVIHIESPTRPDLIRIMPPYANGQATAHSYLNRNKQSIVLDLKDSASIELIKAKISEFDIVIEQFRPDVMRRLGLDYSTLAEINPRLIYCSITGYGQTGSYKDRAGHDINYLALAGIAGYSGRQDSGPPPLGIQVADIAGGSLHAVIAILAAVVERGRSGMGQYIDISMTDCVASLNSMAASATLAAQVEQAPEHGMLNGGIFYDYYMTQDGRYLSIGSLEPQFMSGLSIALDLPLLLQKGASLDAEDRQEVKQAIQEKIKSRTFKEWHEIFANLDVCVEPVLSLTESLNSPLAQQRGWIVDVPLQNNTADTEPQLACPIKFSRSKMRYSFIGQKLGEGQW; from the coding sequence ATGACGACAGCATTAAATGGACTTAAAGTTCTCGATTTCTCGACACTCTTACCCGGACCTTTTGCCACAATGTACTTAGCTGATATGGGGGCAGAAGTCATCCATATCGAATCTCCAACGCGTCCAGATTTAATTCGGATCATGCCGCCCTATGCAAATGGGCAAGCAACGGCACATAGTTATTTAAACCGAAATAAACAGTCGATTGTTCTCGATTTAAAAGATTCAGCGAGTATCGAATTAATTAAAGCCAAAATTTCCGAGTTTGATATTGTCATAGAGCAGTTTCGACCTGATGTTATGCGCCGTCTAGGATTAGACTACTCAACACTTGCTGAAATTAACCCACGCTTAATTTATTGCTCAATTACAGGTTATGGGCAAACTGGAAGTTATAAAGACCGAGCAGGACATGACATTAACTATTTAGCTTTAGCCGGTATTGCTGGGTATAGCGGCCGACAAGACAGTGGTCCGCCACCACTCGGTATTCAAGTTGCAGATATTGCAGGTGGTTCACTTCATGCCGTTATTGCTATTTTAGCGGCGGTGGTTGAACGCGGGCGTAGTGGTATGGGGCAATATATTGATATTTCCATGACCGATTGTGTTGCTAGCTTAAATAGTATGGCTGCATCAGCCACACTTGCTGCACAAGTCGAACAGGCTCCAGAGCATGGCATGCTTAATGGTGGTATTTTCTATGACTATTATATGACCCAAGATGGTCGTTATCTTTCAATTGGTAGTCTTGAACCACAATTTATGTCAGGTTTATCAATCGCTCTTGATCTGCCTTTATTATTACAAAAAGGTGCTTCATTAGATGCTGAAGATCGACAAGAAGTTAAACAAGCTATTCAAGAAAAAATTAAAAGCAGAACGTTTAAAGAGTGGCATGAAATATTTGCAAATCTTGATGTGTGTGTAGAACCTGTTTTAAGTCTCACTGAGTCATTAAACTCGCCCTTAGCACAACAACGTGGATGGATTGTGGATGTACCTTTGCAAAATAATACAGCAGATACAGAACCGCAGTTGGCTTGCCCAATTAAGTTTTCAAGATCAAAAATGAGATATTCCTTTATAGGTCAAAAACTTGGTGAAGGACAATGGTAA
- a CDS encoding patatin family protein: MTDFSRNALVVEGGGMRGAFTSGVLDAFLQQQFNPFDLYVGVSSGSTNVANYLAGQQGRTLTFYVDHSLRPEFIDYKRFFKGGDLLDLKWMWEIGEQEHPLDQQSLFAKNPDFYMVLTHAKTGHAEYLRAGKDNLLNALRASSSIPVLTRHPVDIMGEPYFDGGVADALPVRWTAQQSDVKKLLVLRTRPKNYFKASSRGDQFLAKYAFKHHYGFANSLRSRCARYNASVDFVRGQNPEQQILEVCPPPLKNMAGRLSTNPKKLRYSYEVGLETGLQAIESWNAMK, from the coding sequence ATGACAGATTTTTCCCGCAACGCACTGGTTGTAGAGGGTGGAGGCATGCGTGGTGCCTTTACCAGTGGTGTACTTGACGCATTTTTACAACAGCAGTTCAATCCTTTTGACTTATACGTTGGTGTATCGTCTGGTTCAACCAATGTGGCTAACTACTTGGCAGGCCAGCAAGGCCGCACTCTAACGTTTTATGTCGATCACTCACTCCGCCCTGAATTCATCGATTACAAACGCTTTTTCAAAGGCGGTGATTTACTTGATTTAAAATGGATGTGGGAAATTGGTGAGCAAGAGCACCCGCTTGACCAACAGAGTCTTTTTGCCAAAAATCCTGATTTTTATATGGTGTTGACGCATGCCAAAACAGGTCATGCAGAATATCTTCGTGCTGGTAAAGATAATTTGCTAAATGCACTTCGTGCTTCTAGCTCAATTCCAGTTTTAACGCGTCATCCTGTCGACATTATGGGTGAACCTTATTTTGATGGTGGCGTTGCAGATGCCCTACCGGTTCGCTGGACGGCGCAGCAAAGTGATGTAAAAAAACTATTGGTTTTACGCACACGCCCGAAAAACTACTTTAAGGCGAGTAGTCGAGGTGATCAATTCCTCGCGAAATATGCATTTAAACATCACTATGGTTTTGCAAATAGCTTACGTAGCCGTTGTGCTCGCTATAACGCTTCGGTCGATTTTGTCCGTGGTCAAAACCCAGAACAGCAAATTTTAGAAGTTTGCCCACCGCCACTTAAAAATATGGCTGGCCGTTTAAGTACTAATCCTAAAAAGCTTCGTTATAGCTATGAAGTCGGTTTAGAAACAGGGCTGCAAGCAATTGAAAGCTGGAATGCAATGAAATAA
- a CDS encoding acetyl-CoA C-acetyltransferase produces MSEAYIIDAIRTPRGKGKKDGSLYEVKPITLLTTLLNELQQRHQLDTSKVDDMVLGCVTPIGDQGGDIAKTAAIAAGWNDDVAGVQINRFCASGLEAVNMAAMKVRSGWEDLVVAGGVESMSRIPMGSDGGPWALDPETNLKSSFVPQGIGADLIATLDGYSREDVDNFAVKSQQKAAAAQSNGYFNHSVVPVQDHAGVVILDKDEFIKGNTTLEGLTKLNPSFEMMGQMGFDAIALQKYPEAQKINHVHHAGNSSGIVDGAAVVLLASEKAVKEQNLKPRAKVLATALVGTDPTIMLTGPAPAARKALEKAGLTIDDIDLFEVNEAFAAVVMRFINELNIPAEKVNVNGGAIALGHPLGATGAMILGTLLDELERQDKKRGLATLCVGGGMGIATIIERV; encoded by the coding sequence ATGAGCGAGGCTTATATTATTGATGCCATTCGCACACCACGCGGAAAAGGAAAAAAAGACGGCTCTCTTTACGAAGTAAAACCAATTACCTTACTCACCACCTTATTAAATGAATTACAGCAGCGCCATCAACTCGATACATCTAAAGTCGACGACATGGTTTTAGGCTGCGTAACGCCTATTGGTGACCAAGGCGGTGATATTGCCAAAACGGCAGCGATTGCAGCAGGTTGGAATGATGATGTTGCTGGAGTTCAAATCAATCGTTTTTGTGCTTCAGGGTTAGAAGCAGTCAACATGGCAGCCATGAAAGTTCGTTCTGGTTGGGAAGATTTAGTGGTTGCTGGTGGCGTTGAATCAATGTCACGCATTCCAATGGGTTCCGATGGCGGTCCGTGGGCGCTAGACCCTGAAACAAATCTTAAGTCATCATTTGTTCCACAAGGTATTGGGGCTGACCTCATTGCAACCTTAGATGGTTATAGTCGTGAAGATGTTGATAATTTCGCTGTGAAGTCACAACAAAAAGCAGCAGCGGCTCAATCAAATGGTTATTTCAATCACTCTGTCGTACCAGTACAAGATCACGCAGGCGTGGTGATTTTAGATAAAGATGAATTTATTAAAGGCAACACTACACTCGAAGGTCTAACGAAGCTCAACCCAAGTTTTGAAATGATGGGGCAAATGGGCTTTGATGCGATCGCTTTGCAAAAATATCCAGAAGCACAGAAAATTAATCATGTTCACCACGCAGGTAACTCATCAGGTATTGTTGATGGAGCAGCTGTAGTTTTATTGGCCTCTGAAAAGGCTGTCAAAGAACAAAATTTAAAACCACGCGCTAAAGTGTTGGCGACTGCATTAGTCGGTACTGACCCAACGATTATGCTGACTGGCCCTGCTCCTGCTGCACGTAAAGCTTTAGAAAAAGCTGGCCTTACTATTGATGATATTGACCTGTTTGAAGTCAATGAAGCATTCGCGGCAGTTGTAATGCGTTTTATTAATGAGCTCAACATCCCTGCTGAAAAAGTCAACGTAAATGGTGGTGCGATTGCTTTAGGCCATCCATTAGGAGCAACAGGTGCCATGATTTTAGGCACACTACTTGATGAGCTTGAACGACAAGATAAAAAGCGCGGTTTAGCGACGCTCTGTGTTGGCGGTGGGATGGGTATTGCCACCATTATTGAACGCGTATAA
- a CDS encoding MFS transporter translates to MDSTSAPAAPAVATNSKMRVLFASLVGTTIEFFDFYIYATAAVLIFPHLFFPASSGSAAVLQSLATFAIAFIARPIGAAIFGHLGDRIGRKATLVAALLTMGISTVCIGLLPTYAQIGIFAPLLLALCRLGQGLGLGGEWSGAVLLATENAPEGKRAWYGMFPQLGAPIGFILATGSFLLLSATIPEQAFMQWGWRIPFIASAVLVIVGLYIRLKLHETPAFQKVLDKQKEVNIPFKEVLTKHTGKLILGTIAAICTFVVFYLTTVFALNWGTTKLGYARGEFLELQLFATLCFAAFIPLSAIFAEKFGRKTTSIGVCIAAAIFGLFFSSMLESGNTLIVFLFLCTGLAIMGLTYGPIGTVLSELFPTSVRYTGSALTFNLAGIFGASFAPLIATKLAETYGLYAVGYYLTAASLLSLVAFLLIRETKNDDVNNQI, encoded by the coding sequence ATGGATTCAACCTCTGCGCCTGCTGCTCCAGCAGTAGCCACTAATTCAAAAATGCGGGTTTTGTTTGCAAGCTTAGTCGGTACAACCATTGAGTTCTTCGACTTTTATATCTATGCAACTGCTGCCGTTCTTATTTTTCCTCACCTGTTTTTCCCTGCTAGTAGTGGCAGTGCCGCAGTCTTACAATCTTTAGCAACCTTCGCGATTGCCTTTATTGCCCGCCCCATCGGTGCAGCAATATTCGGTCATTTAGGAGACCGTATTGGTCGGAAAGCCACATTGGTTGCAGCTTTACTGACCATGGGTATTTCAACCGTATGTATTGGTTTACTTCCTACCTATGCGCAAATTGGGATTTTTGCTCCCTTATTATTGGCCCTATGCCGTTTAGGACAAGGTTTGGGATTAGGTGGTGAATGGAGTGGTGCGGTATTACTTGCAACTGAAAATGCCCCTGAAGGGAAAAGAGCATGGTATGGCATGTTCCCGCAACTCGGCGCTCCAATTGGCTTTATTTTGGCAACTGGTTCATTTTTATTATTGAGTGCGACTATTCCTGAGCAGGCATTCATGCAATGGGGCTGGCGTATTCCATTTATTGCAAGCGCTGTATTAGTCATTGTGGGCTTATATATCCGTTTAAAACTCCATGAAACTCCAGCATTCCAAAAAGTTTTAGATAAGCAAAAAGAAGTAAATATTCCGTTTAAAGAAGTCTTAACCAAACACACAGGTAAACTTATTCTTGGCACGATTGCAGCAATCTGCACGTTTGTCGTGTTTTATCTTACCACCGTATTTGCCTTAAACTGGGGAACCACAAAGCTTGGCTATGCACGTGGTGAGTTCTTAGAACTTCAACTCTTTGCCACACTTTGCTTCGCTGCATTCATTCCTTTATCTGCTATTTTTGCAGAAAAGTTTGGTCGTAAAACAACCTCAATTGGCGTCTGTATTGCTGCTGCAATTTTCGGCTTGTTCTTCTCTAGTATGTTAGAGTCTGGAAATACCTTAATCGTTTTCCTTTTCTTATGTACGGGCTTGGCGATTATGGGATTGACCTATGGTCCGATTGGCACAGTTCTTTCTGAACTTTTCCCAACCTCAGTTCGTTACACAGGTTCAGCATTAACGTTTAACTTAGCAGGCATTTTTGGTGCATCATTTGCGCCACTTATTGCAACTAAGCTTGCTGAAACTTATGGTTTATATGCGGTTGGTTATTATCTTACTGCAGCATCACTTTTATCACTTGTCGCGTTCTTACTCATTCGTGAAACAAAAAATGATGATGTAAATAATCAGATTTAA
- a CDS encoding GNAT family N-acetyltransferase: MYKIIVGSWEQLEQDAKYIRELVFIQEQGIAAEDEWDDLDATVLHFIVYDKEQPIATARLLPQHSVGRVAVLMPYRKQGIGKILMQHIIDYARSHKLPHLKLSAQTYVTAFYEALGFKVQGEVYEDCGIPHIDMVLELN, encoded by the coding sequence ATGTATAAAATTATAGTGGGTAGTTGGGAACAACTTGAGCAAGATGCGAAATACATCCGTGAGCTAGTCTTTATTCAAGAACAGGGAATTGCGGCTGAAGATGAATGGGATGATTTAGATGCCACAGTTTTGCATTTTATTGTTTATGACAAAGAGCAGCCTATCGCTACAGCACGTTTGTTGCCACAACATAGCGTAGGGCGTGTTGCTGTTTTAATGCCTTATCGAAAGCAAGGTATAGGTAAAATTCTAATGCAGCATATTATTGACTATGCACGTAGTCATAAACTGCCTCATTTAAAGCTTTCTGCGCAAACTTATGTGACAGCTTTTTACGAAGCTTTAGGTTTTAAAGTGCAGGGTGAAGTTTACGAAGACTGCGGTATTCCACATATAGATATGGTTTTAGAGTTAAATTGA
- a CDS encoding AraC family transcriptional regulator: protein MSRDTISIHFVNAALTGVKRLGMDVEMLLSHVGIEAELLRQPKARISPEQYTRFIKMLWMVTQDEHVGFDVQPRRLGTFAIMCQLIIHAKTLGQALELSSQFYKLFGDEWSVSLERDKHEARLVPLIPKTLDPDHFITESMLMIWHGLASWLIERRLPLERVHFSYPRPAHADEYDALFFAPVMQFDAPRTEITFAADYLDLPIRQDEKTLEEFLKAAPAQLLVKFKNTNSLTSRIREVLKSQIGEEMPTLNDVASMLYLSPQTLRRRLAAEGKSYQGVKDALRRDAAIHLLLNPELTLEDVAQQVGFSETSTFHRAFKKWTGVTPGLYRQLHGYH, encoded by the coding sequence ATGAGTCGCGATACGATTAGCATCCACTTCGTCAATGCGGCTTTGACAGGCGTAAAGCGCCTTGGCATGGATGTTGAAATGCTCCTTTCACATGTGGGCATTGAAGCGGAATTATTACGTCAACCTAAAGCTCGAATCTCACCAGAACAATACACTCGTTTTATAAAAATGTTGTGGATGGTCACACAGGATGAACACGTTGGATTTGACGTACAACCACGTCGTCTGGGCACTTTTGCCATTATGTGTCAGTTGATTATTCACGCAAAAACATTGGGCCAAGCCCTTGAACTGTCATCTCAATTTTACAAATTATTTGGCGATGAATGGTCTGTCAGCCTAGAACGTGACAAACATGAAGCACGCCTAGTTCCGCTCATTCCAAAAACTTTAGATCCAGATCATTTCATTACCGAAAGTATGCTTATGATTTGGCACGGTCTAGCATCATGGCTCATTGAACGCCGTTTGCCATTAGAGCGTGTTCATTTTAGCTATCCACGTCCTGCACATGCAGATGAATATGATGCATTATTTTTTGCACCAGTTATGCAGTTTGATGCACCGCGTACTGAAATAACCTTTGCGGCTGATTATCTTGATTTGCCAATCCGTCAAGATGAAAAAACGCTAGAAGAATTCTTAAAAGCAGCACCTGCTCAGCTTTTAGTAAAATTCAAAAATACCAACTCGCTAACTTCTCGTATTCGTGAAGTGCTCAAAAGCCAGATTGGTGAAGAAATGCCAACGCTTAATGACGTTGCATCAATGTTGTATTTATCTCCTCAAACCTTACGTCGCCGCTTGGCTGCAGAAGGTAAAAGCTATCAAGGCGTAAAAGATGCTTTACGTCGAGATGCTGCAATTCACTTATTACTCAACCCTGAATTAACACTTGAAGACGTTGCTCAACAAGTTGGATTTAGTGAAACCAGTACCTTCCACCGCGCATTTAAAAAGTGGACGGGTGTAACCCCTGGCCTATATCGCCAGCTACACGGTTACCACTAA
- a CDS encoding SAM-dependent methyltransferase — translation MSVFSFEQEQQFFHEIKQMLDQQAFERLILSQYKGELAQLEKITFRVVELHGQKQLSALYHHTTQDMTKNYSFEDGLQQIEQLIIQCKQANLFSTNQEIQLKKNKKKALLNMGKKQAVNATQTVQTHDREKQRYVQQGNAFLKELGITDEKGQIIPSMARKWKQINKFIEIFASAYEQIDASQQELRIVDFGSGKGYLTFALYDYLQEQQKTPLITGVELRPNLVEFCQNVADKVHFNHLDFFEGDVRSYQPEKLDVMIALHACDIATDFAIHTGIRLNASMIMCAPCCHKELRPQLHSPEVLQPMLQFGIHAGQQAEMLTDTLRALLLKAYGYETKVFEFVSLEHTSKNKMILATKRKNVSEPDTKIMVQIQALKEMYGIKKQTLELLLQDQLPIENIGCKC, via the coding sequence GTGTCGGTTTTCTCCTTTGAGCAAGAACAGCAATTCTTTCATGAAATCAAGCAAATGCTTGACCAACAAGCTTTTGAGCGTTTGATCTTGAGCCAATATAAAGGAGAGTTGGCTCAGCTGGAAAAAATTACTTTCCGCGTTGTAGAGCTACATGGACAAAAACAGCTTTCAGCTTTATACCATCATACTACCCAAGATATGACTAAAAACTATTCATTCGAAGATGGTTTGCAGCAGATTGAGCAGTTAATCATACAGTGTAAGCAAGCGAATTTATTTTCAACTAATCAAGAAATTCAACTTAAAAAAAATAAGAAAAAAGCGCTATTAAATATGGGTAAAAAGCAGGCAGTAAATGCGACCCAAACCGTTCAGACTCATGATCGTGAAAAGCAACGCTATGTACAGCAGGGCAATGCATTTTTAAAAGAGCTTGGTATTACCGATGAAAAAGGCCAAATCATTCCAAGCATGGCGCGTAAATGGAAACAGATTAATAAATTTATTGAAATCTTTGCGAGCGCTTATGAGCAAATTGATGCATCTCAACAAGAGTTACGCATTGTCGATTTTGGTTCGGGTAAAGGTTATTTAACTTTTGCTTTGTATGATTATTTACAAGAGCAGCAGAAAACACCGTTGATTACTGGAGTCGAATTGCGCCCGAATCTGGTTGAGTTTTGCCAGAATGTTGCAGACAAAGTGCATTTTAACCATTTAGACTTTTTTGAAGGTGACGTCCGTAGTTATCAGCCAGAAAAACTGGACGTTATGATTGCCTTACACGCGTGTGATATTGCAACTGACTTTGCCATTCATACTGGAATTCGTTTAAACGCTTCAATGATTATGTGCGCGCCGTGTTGTCACAAAGAGTTACGCCCTCAATTACATAGCCCAGAAGTTTTACAACCAATGCTACAGTTTGGTATTCATGCAGGGCAACAAGCCGAAATGCTGACCGATACTTTACGTGCGTTACTTTTAAAAGCGTATGGCTATGAAACTAAAGTTTTTGAGTTTGTATCGCTTGAACATACCAGCAAAAATAAAATGATTTTGGCGACGAAACGCAAAAATGTTTCTGAACCTGATACCAAGATTATGGTTCAAATCCAAGCATTGAAAGAAATGTATGGTATTAAAAAACAAACGTTGGAATTGCTATTGCAAGATCAGTTGCCGATCGAAAATATTGGCTGCAAGTGCTAG
- a CDS encoding hemolysin III family protein: protein MSKSMLETYDPKEELFNAYSHGAGIIMAVIASIFLIIKGSYLSTAQWVGLWVYSFSLILVFTSSTLYHFAQTQNLRYWYKKLDHTAIYYLIAGTYTPFLSIAIPTTKAHYLLIALWGIAAIGTLFKLVFIHRFQKISLLAYILMGWLAVFVMDDMRTYLSKDALIFLIIGGLAYTVGALFYALKKVRYTHAIWHIFVLLGAGAHFLAIYWYIV, encoded by the coding sequence ATGAGTAAATCTATGTTGGAAACTTACGATCCAAAAGAAGAACTATTTAATGCCTACAGCCATGGGGCTGGTATTATTATGGCAGTTATAGCTTCTATCTTTTTAATTATAAAGGGATCTTATCTTTCAACTGCTCAATGGGTGGGTTTATGGGTTTACTCATTTAGTCTCATTCTAGTTTTCACCAGTTCAACACTCTATCACTTTGCTCAAACACAAAATTTACGCTACTGGTATAAGAAGCTTGACCATACAGCTATTTATTATTTAATTGCTGGAACTTATACCCCATTCTTAAGCATCGCAATTCCTACTACAAAAGCTCATTATCTGCTAATTGCACTATGGGGCATCGCTGCAATTGGTACACTTTTCAAGTTAGTTTTTATTCATCGTTTTCAAAAAATTTCTTTGCTCGCTTATATTTTAATGGGATGGCTTGCCGTGTTTGTTATGGATGACATGCGCACTTATTTAAGTAAAGATGCATTGATTTTCTTGATTATTGGCGGATTAGCTTATACGGTTGGAGCATTGTTTTACGCGTTAAAAAAGGTAAGATATACCCATGCGATCTGGCACATTTTTGTGCTTTTAGGTGCAGGAGCACATTTTCTTGCGATCTATTGGTACATAGTTTAG